The DNA segment CAGCTGGACTCAGCCACTCCAGAGGAGAACCGCATGGGCTGCCTTCCTGGGGAGCGGGAGCGCTGGATTCCCCTTTGCCCTGAGGCAGGGACACGTGCTTCCCCAGGTGGACTGGTGGGGCGGGGGAGCTCTGAGGCAGCCCAGCGCCCACCCCCTGCAGCCACTCCCAGCAATAACCACAATCACAAGGAAGGCCAACTAAAAGTTTGGGAGGAGGACCTCCTTAAGGCACTTAATCCTCCCACCCACCCTTTCCAGCAGGCACCCTTATCATTTTAAAGGGGGACACTCACCCAAGGTCACCAGCACTATCGAGATCCTAGCTCACGGCGAACTCTCTCCTTTAGCACCAAGATACCTTTAGCAAGGTCTCCCTGTTTATCCCCACAGGTCCCCAGAGCTCAGTGTAGCCCTCACAGCAGGAGTGGGGCACACCTCCCAAATAGGGGAGTGGTGTGATCTGGAGCACCTGGACGCAAATGGTTCATCAACGCAATCACAAAGCAGAGATCACATGGGGGGGTCCGAGACCAAGGGCCGCCATCTCCAGCTGTGGAGCTTCTCAAACACTGAGATAGGAAACTATTCAGTATGTGAAGTCGGCTAGTGTTAGAATGAAATcaattactatgtgccaagcGTGGAACTTGGCACTTCTGCGTCAAAACCCCAGGTGTTACCAGGCTGGGGTCTCAAAACGTGTTCTGACCACAGCATCAGcctcacctgggaacttgttagaaatgccagTCCTCAGGACCCACCCACTGAATCAGACACTCGGGCACCAGGCCCAGTGGTCCATTTTCAATGAGTCCCCCTTCGGGTGTGATTCTGATGCCTGTTCCATACTAAGAATCACTGATCTAGCcctgtttttggagatggagaaaCAGGCTTGGAGACTATGCCGCTTACGCAAGGCCATAGCTGTTCAATGGCTCGCCAGGTTTCAAATCCAGCTTTGTCCGGTTCTAAACACAAGGCTTATATACAGGCCTGCCCATTTGGGGAttggagaagaaaacaagaatCTCAGGAAGGTGGTGAAGCATCAAGGAAGGCCCTTTCATAAAGAAAGCTGGCTGGGACCCCGGATCTCTGTTCTTTGCCTCCCTAGCAGCCAGACATCCGAGGATGGCTCACACTGTCACCCCAAATGCCCCACGGGGACGGCTGGAGGGGAGGCCACAGCACAGTTGGGCTTTCTGGCAGTGACCTGTGTCTTTTAGAAGTAGGAGGCACCCAGGGCCCTCCCCCCGCCGAAAAACACACAACTGGGAAATACTTGCAAGTGGAGCCTCTCGTATGCTGCTAAATTCGGCAGAGAATTGCACGCCCCAAATGCCTGACAACAGAAGCTGACAGGCGGGGATGGATGGCCCTGGCGGCCCAGCAGGCGGCCCTAAGCGCTCGCAGCTGGGGGGCGGGGCCGCAGAACCAGCCCGGCGGGTTTGGGGTTCCGCCCTCCCTGGGCTGCAGGCCAGAGCCCCCCAAATCTCCCTCACGGTCTGGGCAAGGACTCACACCTACCTTAATGGGAGGATTGTCAGGGTCAAACTAGGCCTGCCCCTGCCGTCGACAGAAGGAAAAATTGTCCATTCGGGGGGTGCCCGGCTGTCGCCCCTTCTCTGGCCCAGAACCTGGAGGGGAGGAAGGTGGAGGGCGGATCAGGGCGTGGGGGGAAGAGAGATGTGACCGGCCGAAGGCACAGTGGACTGGGGCTCCGGGGCTGAAAGGGAGCCCCCCAGACATCGCCCCACCCCCAGCGGCCCGGGCGGCCGGGGGCGGCTGAGTCAGACGGTTCAGCCCGGGCCCGGGCGACGGCTCATCTGCATTTCCAAAGGCCCGCCCCGCCCGCACTCTCCCCGGGAAGGGCTGGAGATCTGAGGCTTCGCCCGGAGCCCCGCGCCTCGGGGGATCCGGGGGGCCCCCCTCCGTTTTCCCAGGCTTCCCCCACCTCCTGCCTGGAGACCTGGGCAGGAGGGCTGCGCCCTGGGCGACCCAACGGGGCGTCTCTGGCCACCCCGAGGGCCTCACGACCTGAGTGGGGACAAAGGGGGCGACCCCCCGTCCCGCGCCGGTTCGGATCTCAAAGGGCGACTGGGAGGTCGGGCCCGGGCGCCCAGAGCCGGGTGGGCAGCGAGGCGGCCTGGGGTCAGGGCCAGGCCGGGCCGCGGCTTCCGGAGGAGTCGGTGGGACCCGGGGCGGCCTCGAGGCCCTGCCGACCCCGTGGCCCTCGGCTGCGGGCGCCCGCGCGGGACAAAGATGAAAGGGGGAAGCGGCCCGGGCGAGGCCTCCTGGTGCCCGCGTGGGCCTCCGGGTCGCCCAGCCCCCCTCCCCCGGCCGCTTCTCCCGCCTGGCGCGCGGCGGCCGCCACCGCCCCAGCCACGGGCAGCGCGCGAAATGGCGCCCGTCAGGCCGCCGCGCCGGGCTGAGGCGAGCGCGGGAGACGCGGCGCGCGACGCCCCCGAGGCCCACGGCCTCCGAAACGGCTCCCGAGACCGGGTCGCCACCGCTGCGCTCCGCGGGCTCTCGGGGCCCGACCTGGCCGCGGGCCCGCCTCCTGCTCCGGGCTCCCCACGACCGGGGGGacggagggaaggaggaaggagggagagccGCCGCCATTAGCACCGCAGCCCTGCCCGGCCGGGTCCGCCCGCcagtccagcccagcccagccgcGACGGGCTCGAAGCCTGTAAAGAAAACTGGTGTTTGGGAGGAGGAGCGAGCGCGGCCAGGAGGACAGGAGCGCCGGGCTGCAGGCGGAGATGCTGCGTCATGGTGCCAACATGGACGCCGGCCTTTTGTCCTCCTTCGCGTTGCCAGCGCAGGCGCACCCCGGAGCTCCGAGAAGCCGGCTTCGGGGTGCGGAATCCTCACGATCGAAAGGGAAAGAGGGCCAAAGGCTGGGCGATGAGGCTCCCTCGTCTTTTAAGCCCCCCGTCTCCAAAGCACTTCAATTTCTTCTCCCCATCCAGGCTCAGACCTGGGAAGAGCGAGGGGGGCGAAGGCAGGCGGCTCCATGAGCCCCCGAGGGTCGCTGCGGAGCCCCTCTTCTCGCCCTTGGGGCAGAAGAGGCACAGGGGTCCGAAGAGCCCTCCGTGTCCCAACCCCCCGCCCACTGCCCGCTCCGGCTGCCAAATACAATGCTCCAGAATCCTCCTTCTCCCCTCAGCTCCCAAACACTCGCAGCCCTTGCTTGGCCTGCAAAAGGGTTTCCTCGAAGGGGCAAAaggcacttttatttttcttacttacCCGCTCAGCCCGGTGCCATGGAGTCTAGAAGATCAAGCTGGGCGGTGGTTTTGGAGACGTTAttgtaaaaacatatatatttttttgatttAGTTGGGAAATTTGGGAGTTATGGTGGTGTCTTTGTTCTTGTTACCTTTTTGTAAGTTACACCCTCACGTTCTGCTCCTTCCACTTCTGCAAACTTTCCAGGGTTGGGTAGGCAAAAAGGCAGCTTCGCTGAGGACTGTTTACTGCTCTGGATATAGCAATGGTGTGATCGTCATTAAGAGACAAAAGGCGAAAATACACAGTCAAATCAAACAAAAGGCAAAAGACACACCAGCCGCCCAACCACCATAGAAAATACCCCCCACTTAACGTTGAACGTGTTTGCTGGAACCAGTTAGGACttgttttccagttttaatctaGTTTCCTGTGACGGCTTTAGTCTCTCGACACAAAGAGAAGGTCTTCCTTTCCCTCACCCACCCAgctcccccccaacccccaaccccaaAGACGAGAAAAACAGGGCTGTTTTTCTTCAAATAGATCGATTTTCAAAGAAAGTGTACAAGCTACGGGGAAGAAAGCTGACTAGCATTTAGTGCTGTAAGCATTTTCAAAAGCATAAAGCTAGAACCTTAGCTTTATAAAAGCAAGATCGTCTCAAAGCATCTTAACTGGCTTATATTAGACAagagagacaaagacacacaTGCAGATGAAGGTTCGGAAAATTAAGGACATCTCAGCAACATTAACATAAAAACTGTACTGCGTCAGGACAGAATGGATTGGGTACTTACAAtgtaaaaggttttttaaaaactaagagtAACAACTGCTCACAATTTTTTGTTGCTGCCATTTCGCTAGTCCTGAAGctatatacatttaaaacattaccttgttaaaaagagagaaggagtTAATAAGATGGCCAGGTTTAAGTGTTTAATAGAGGAAactagatatatttaaaaatttattgttcAGTCAAGAGAATACAGATTAAGACAGCTCCAagctccccccacccacccaaagaacaaaaaggaaaaaaatatgtcatTTACTTAGGTTTTTTTGGAATTCAAAACTGTTAACTGCTGACATGAATGGTGTGCTATGACCTAGTTATACAAGACAAAGATGGATTCCAAGTCATAAGGAAAAATccagatctttttaaaaagtcttctccAGTCTTCCAACTGTGAGTCCTTGGGCCTGTTGACAAATGTTAAACACACTGAGACGTCCTGAACTGGATGGTAGAGTCAAAGGAAAAACATTCCCCATTTGCAACAAAGGAAAAACCCACTTGGCCATTTAATTCCATTGCAGAAAAATGGCTTCCCTCATCTGTTGGCCTCTCCTTCGTGTCTGATGAAGGATGTTTTGAGATCAGCGTCTAATAACTCAAGCCCTATAGAAGCCGCGCGCTGATTGGCTGCCGCGCCCTGCCGCCCTGCTCCAGCCAATTACCTACCCACGGCCAAATTACAAACCCCGAAAAGAGCCCCAATATGAGCTACACCAGCTCCGAGCCCCGGCGAGGCGGCTCCTGCGCCTCGGCCGCCAGAGAGAAGCGGCAGAGGGGGCTGCAAACGCGTCCTCGCGAAGCCCGGGAGCCTCGGAGTTGAACTCACAAAATGGAAGCCGCGCGCTGATTGGCCGCCGCCACTCCCGGACCTTTAAtaaagaaaggggaaggaaaagatAAATGCAAAAAAGGGGGACTCTCTCCTCCGCGGGTGGCTGGAGGAAGGGGGGGAAGCATGTGTTCAGGACAATTACAGGGCGATCccctccaaaaataaaaacagaagaaggCTTCTATCGCCCAGGTCCAGGCGAGGGCTACATCCTCCCAGGAATGCGAATGCTAACGTGGTGAACCCTGGTCTCCCCTCCCCAGCTCAGCTCCGGGGAGGGGGTCGCGGGCCGGAGGAGGAAGCTGGAGCGCAGATACCTCGATTGCAACTCCTCTGAGTCGACGCCGGCCTCCCCGCGCGGTTCCCAGCGTCCACACACACCCTCGGCCCCCTAGACCCCAGCCCTCTCCCCGGGTCCCCGCGCGCCCGCCTCCGGCCCGGGCAGTTTGGAAACAGTTTTGCAGGCCCGGGACGCACGCCGCGGCGGCCGCGGCTCGGAGGGTAGTCCCGGCCGCGGGAGGTAGAGCCCGGGGAGACCCCCTCCCCCGCCAGCCAAGACCCCCACCCCAGTcccagaagaataaataaattaaaaggccTTCCCCCGGGGAGGGGGAGGCAGTGTGGGAGCGCGCGAGTGAGGGGTGGGGGGCCGCTGGGGCCCGGGGCTTTGGCGGCGCAGCTGCCGCCGCCGGGAGAGTGCCTGGGGAAGCGgcgaggaaggagaggggaggaggaagaggaggaggaggaggaagaggaggagggtgagCGCTCGGGTCGGGCTCCTTAGCGGTGTATTGTGGGATGTGCGGCTACTGGGAGCCGAGCCTCCGCCGCCAGCCGCCTCccgggcagcagcagcagcagcggcggcggcagcagctcCGGGCCCGGCAGCCGCGGCGGCGGCGCCCCCCCTTCCCGGCCCCCGGTCTGGCCGCCCCGGCCTCGGCTCCCGCGGGGGACACCATGTACTGGCTGGCGGCGCAGGGAGGCCGGCGCCCGGCGGGGATGTAAGCGCGGCTCGGGGAGGGAGAGGCCGCGGCCGGCAGCCGGGCGGCCCGAGCCCCCGGCCCCGGCCCTGGCCCgagcgggcgggcgggcgggcgggcggtggcggcgccgccgccgccgccaggCCCTGCCGCGAGCCCCGCGCCACAGCCGGGCCGAGCGAGCGGGCGAGCGCCACGCCGGGCGGCCGGGCGGGCACCATGGGCCGGAGCCCGCGTCCTCCGGGCGCCCCGGGCCCCGCCAGCCCGCCCCGGGGACCCCCGGGAGCCCCTCGCAGCCGCCCCGAGACGGTGGCCGAGCGGGCGGGCGCGTAATTCTCCCGGAAGGGTTATTCTCTCGCTCCATTCTTGTTTTGGGGGGAGCCAGCGAGACAGCTCCTTTCGGGGCGCGCTGGCaaggtgggagggggtgggggctggcCGATTGGATTCTTTCGCGTGTGTGTAGaagcggccgccgccgccgcggcggAGACGACAACAACTTGCTGGTTTTCAGGTTGGGTTAACGGCATGGAGAACAGTcaccccccccaccaccaccaccagcagcccCCGCCGCAGCCCGGCCCTTCGGGCGAGAGGAGGAACCACCATTGGAGAAGTTACAAGTTGATGATTGACCCGGCTCTGAAAAAGGGGCATCATAAACTGTACCGCTACGATGGGCAGCATTTCAGCCTGGCGGTGAGTAGCCGGCGTGCCCCCCCAGCCGTGTCCCCCGCCGCGTCCGGGGGAGACGCGCCTAGCGGCCGGGGACCCCCCGCCCGACCCCCCGGCCAACTGTCAGACGGGGCCCCAGCCCTGGAGTTTGACAAGTGCCTGGAGAAAGGGGTCTGCCTCTGGGGAGGGCGACCAGCCCTCCCATCCCGGCCCCCCAATTTCTCCCTACAGATGTCCAGCAACCGCCCGGTGGAAATTGTCGAAGATCCCCGGGTCGTCGGGATCTGGACCAAAAACAAGGAGCTGGAGCTGTCGGTGCCCAAATTCAAAGTAGGACCCCTCCCCACTGCTCCGCcgtccctcccccacctccccgaGTTCGAAAATAACGCCAGTCCTGACCGAGCCCGGCCGGATTCCCAGTTCCCGCCGTCCGGGGCCAGGGAAGTTTTGGCGGGGAGGGGTAGAGCGCTGGCGAGAGGGTGTCCCCTCTCAGCTACTGTAAACAAAATAACACTGGGTGAAACTGTAATCACGGCGTAGATACAGTGTCCTGCACGCCCCGCGGGGGGCTCCAGTCCGCCCGGGGGCTTGGCCCCGAGACTCTCCCCTCTCGCCAGCCCCCTAAAAGACAACTTCCTAAGCCCGAGGGGTCGCCCCTGACCCggcagcaggaagaggaggcCAGAATGGGGGGTGGGGAAAGAGAAActgtttctttttcccctttccttccgaACCCAGAGGACTTCCACGTTCCAAACGATTTAATCCTCCGCTTCCCGGGCCCGCCCGCGTGCAttttcccccccccaaaaaatttttttttttttagttttttttaccCTTTATTGTTTTCAACGGGCGGGCGAgttgcggggggcgggggggaatgTTGTGTTTTCCCTTAGGTTTAAACGTTCTCCAAACTCCCTTCCCCCTCGGCCCCTGCCAGATCGATGAGTTCTACGTGGGCCCGGTGCCTCCGAAGCAGGTGACATTTGCCAAGCTGAATGATAACATCCGCGAAAACTTCCTGAGGGACATGTGCAAGAAGtatggggaggtggaggaggtggagattTTGTACAACCCGAAGACCAAGAAGCACCTGGGCATCGCCAAGGTGGTCTTTGCCACTGTCCGGGGAGCCAAGGATGCCGTTCAGCACTTGCACAGCACTTCCGTCATGGGCAATATTATCCACGTGGAGCTGGACACCAAAGGTGAGCCCGGCAGGGGAGGAGCGCGGGGAGACCTGTCAGCCCGACCCTTTCCCTCCCCGTCCCTCCTGCAGCGGGGGGAGGACCACCCCCACTCTTCCTTGGAATCCCCCCCGCGACGCCCCACaacctgatttattttcttagcCCCCTCCTGAGGGTAGAGTCGCGTGGAGCTAAATGTGTTGTCTGTTGCTAGGAGACAGTCTGTAATTTACCAACTGTGCAGGTCCTTGGCCACCGCACCCCTAGGGACCACCCAGAGGCTTCCCCACCGCTGACACCCCCGCAGGCCCCCTCTCTGAGCCCTGGTGGCCTGGGTTTAGACAGTCCCCAGCGT comes from the Macaca mulatta isolate MMU2019108-1 chromosome 11, T2T-MMU8v2.0, whole genome shotgun sequence genome and includes:
- the LOC144333167 gene encoding uncharacterized protein LOC144333167; protein product: MAAALPPSSFPPSPRSWGARSRRRARGQVGPREPAERSGGDPVSGAVSEAVGLGGVARRVSRARLSPARRPDGRHFARCPWLGRWRPPRARREKRPGEGGWATRRPTRAPGGLARAASPFHLCPARAPAAEGHGVGRASRPPRVPPTPPEAAARPGPDPRPPRCPPGSGRPGPTSQSPFEIRTGAGRGVAPFVPTQVVRPSGWPETPRWVAQGAALLPRSPGRRWGKPGKTEGGPPDPPRRGAPGEASDLQPFPGRVRAGRAFGNADEPSPGPGLNRLTQPPPAARAAGGGAMSGGLPFSPGAPVHCAFGRSHLSSPHALIRPPPSSPPGSGPEKGRQPGTPRMDNFSFCRRQGQA